In Zunongwangia sp. HGR-M22, the sequence ATCTAACTCTTTGGCAATTTTCGATAAATAGAACAATGCCTCTGGATAGAACTCTAATTTCTCCAGTTTGTCTACCTGATAATCTTCGGGTTCCAGAATAATGGTTCCATCACGATCTATAAATAAAACTTTTTGCATTTCGGTTAATTTAAGCTTTTTAAAGCAGCGATTAATTTTTGATTTTCTTCAGTGGTTCCTACGGTTAAACGCAGTGTATTTTCGCAAAGCGGTTGTGTGGTTCTATTTCTAATTACAATGCCTTTTTCAATCAATTGATCGTATCTGTCTGAAGCATTATCCACTTTAACTAGGATAAAATTCGCATCTGAAGGGTATATTTTTTCGACATAAGAAACTTCCAGCAACACTTTAAATAACTCTTCTCTACCCTTCAGAATATCAGTAACTTCGCTGCGCACACCATCAACATCCAGAATGCGGTTTAAAGCGCGTTGTTGCGTTAATTGGTTTACGTTATATGGTGGCTTAATTTTCTTTAAAATCTCGATAATTTCTTCGGAAGTGCAGCAAATACCTAAACGAATTCCTGCCATCCCGTAAGCTTTAGAAAGGGTTTGTGTAATCACTAAATTCGGATACTGCTGAAGCCTGTTTAACCAGCTTTCTTTTCCTGAAAAATCAATATAAGCCTCGTCAATAATTACGAGTCCGTTAAACTTTTGAAGCAACTCTTCTACTTTTTCTTCTGAAAAGGTGTTCCCCGTTGGATTGTTAGGCGAACAAAGGAAAAGCAATTTAGAATTATCATCAGATTTATCTAATATCGCTGAAACCTGAGGCTCAAAATCTTGCGAAAGTAACACTTCCCTATTTTCGATATTGTTAATTTCTGAAAGCACTTTGTACATTCCGTAGGTTGGCGGGAGCGTAATCACATTGTCTTTTGCCGGTTCACAAAACGCCCTAAACAATAAATCCAACACCTCATCACTACCATTTCCCAACAGAATTTGCTCTGGTTGGATTCCTTTAATTTTTGCCAATTCATTCTTTACATTTCGCTGATGTGGATCAGGGTAACGATTTACATCGGTTTGATAAGGATTTTCGTTGGCATCCAAAAAAACCATCTCGGTTCCTGTAGCTTTATATTCATCGCGTGCGGAAGAATAGGGTTTTAATTTCTTCACGTTCTCACGAACTAGGTTTTGTATGTTAACTGTAGTTGGCATTTTTATTTTTTTGCTTTCAGCTGTTGGTTTTTAACTTTCAGATATTTTATTTAAGTATTGATCATTTCGGACTTGATCTGTAATCGCATCATTTTTGAATTCAACTAGATGAAATGCTGAATCAATTTCAACATGACAAGTGCTCTTCGTCATCCCGGACTCGATCCGGGATCTCATCGCCATTTTTCCTCACTTAAATGAAATGCTGAGACAAGTTCAGCATGACTACTAGTTTTTAAAATTAATATTCTAAAGTTTCAAATTTTGGATTTAAAGATTTAATCAAATCTAACTTCCATTGCTTTTTCCAATTCTTAAGTTGCTTTTCTCTTGTTATTGCTTGTTCAATTTCTAAAAATTCTTCAAAATAGATCAAATCCGTAATTTAATATTTAGAAGTAAATTTACTTCCATTTCCATTGTGATGTTCTGCTATTCTCTTTCTTAAGTCATTTGTAATACCAGTATAAAAAACCGTGCGGTATTTATTAGTTACTATGTAAACAAATGAACTTTACATTTTAGTTTAAATTTCACTCAATGATCTCTTTAATTTGACCTTACAAGCCGAGTGAGATGCTGAATCAAGTTCAGCATGACGACCACTTTTCTTCATCTCGGACTCGATCCGGTATCTCATCTCATTTTTCCAATCAAAATTCAACATTTAGCATTCAAAATAAATCCTGATTCCAAGCTCTTGTTTCTCTTATCTATTTTCTAAATTCTAAAAGCGAAGCGATCTAAAATCTAATTAGCATATTAACTCAAATCTTTCAATCGTAAGGTCACTGCGTTTTTATGCGCCTGTAATCCTTCGGCTTCGGCCATTAACTCGATCGCAGGACCAATGCTTTTAATTCCTTCTTCAGAAATTTGCTGAAACGTCATACTCTTCATAAAACTATCCAGATTTACGCCGCTATATTGCTTTGCGTAGCCATTTGTAGGTAACGTATGATTGGTTCCTGAAGCATAATCGCCAGCACTTTCAGGAGTGTAATTCCCTATAAAAACAGAACCGGCGTTAATGATTCCTTCAGTATAAAATTCGTTATTTTCAGTTGAAATTATAAAATGCTCCGGGCCGTAC encodes:
- the hisC gene encoding histidinol-phosphate transaminase: MPTTVNIQNLVRENVKKLKPYSSARDEYKATGTEMVFLDANENPYQTDVNRYPDPHQRNVKNELAKIKGIQPEQILLGNGSDEVLDLLFRAFCEPAKDNVITLPPTYGMYKVLSEINNIENREVLLSQDFEPQVSAILDKSDDNSKLLFLCSPNNPTGNTFSEEKVEELLQKFNGLVIIDEAYIDFSGKESWLNRLQQYPNLVITQTLSKAYGMAGIRLGICCTSEEIIEILKKIKPPYNVNQLTQQRALNRILDVDGVRSEVTDILKGREELFKVLLEVSYVEKIYPSDANFILVKVDNASDRYDQLIEKGIVIRNRTTQPLCENTLRLTVGTTEENQKLIAALKSLN
- a CDS encoding GIY-YIG nuclease family protein, producing the protein MVTNKYRTVFYTGITNDLRKRIAEHHNGNGSKFTSKY